One window of the Streptococcus parasanguinis ATCC 15912 genome contains the following:
- the atpA gene encoding F0F1 ATP synthase subunit alpha: MAINAQEISALIKQQIENFKPNFDVTETGVVTYIGDGIARAHGLENAMSGELLIFENGSYGMAQNLETTDVGIIILGDFTDIREGDSVRRTGKIMEVPAGDALIGRVVNPLGQPVDGLGEIVTDKFRPVETPAPGVMQRKSVSEPLQTGLKAIDALVPIGRGQRELIIGDRQTGKTSIAIDTILNQKGQDMICIYVAIGQKESTVRTQVETLRKYGAMDYTIVVTASASQPSPLLYLAPYAGVAMAEEFMYNGKHVLIVYDDLSKQAVAYRELSLLLRRPPGREAFPGDVFYLHSRLLERSAKVSDELGGGSITALPIIETQAGDISAYIATNVISITDGQIFLQDSLFNAGIRPAIDAGSSVSRVGGSAQIKAMKKVAGTLRIDLASYRELEAFTKFGSDLDAATQAKLNRGRRTVEVLKQPVHEPLTVEKQVVILYALTHGFLDSVPVDDILRFQEELFDYFEAHYHQIFETIRSTHDLPAEEELDAALTEFVNQSNFK; encoded by the coding sequence TTGGCGATTAACGCACAAGAAATCAGCGCTTTAATTAAGCAACAAATTGAAAATTTCAAGCCAAACTTTGACGTCACTGAGACAGGTGTTGTAACCTACATTGGTGACGGGATTGCCCGTGCTCATGGGCTTGAAAATGCCATGAGTGGTGAGTTGTTGATTTTTGAAAATGGCTCATACGGGATGGCCCAAAACTTAGAAACAACGGATGTCGGGATCATCATCTTGGGTGATTTCACGGATATTCGTGAAGGAGACTCTGTCCGTCGTACAGGTAAAATCATGGAAGTCCCTGCGGGGGATGCCTTGATTGGTCGTGTTGTCAACCCACTTGGCCAACCAGTAGATGGTTTGGGTGAGATTGTGACAGATAAATTCCGTCCAGTAGAAACACCAGCTCCTGGTGTTATGCAACGGAAATCTGTCTCAGAACCCCTACAAACTGGTTTGAAAGCCATTGATGCCCTTGTTCCAATTGGACGCGGTCAACGGGAATTGATCATCGGGGACCGTCAAACAGGGAAAACTTCGATTGCCATCGATACCATCTTGAACCAAAAGGGTCAAGACATGATCTGTATCTATGTGGCGATTGGTCAAAAAGAATCAACAGTTCGTACGCAAGTAGAAACTCTCCGTAAATACGGAGCTATGGATTATACGATTGTGGTAACCGCTTCGGCTTCTCAACCGTCTCCATTGCTTTATTTGGCACCTTATGCTGGGGTTGCCATGGCAGAAGAGTTCATGTATAACGGTAAACATGTTTTGATCGTCTATGATGATTTGTCAAAACAAGCCGTAGCCTACCGTGAATTGTCCCTTCTTCTCCGTCGTCCACCAGGTCGTGAAGCCTTCCCAGGGGATGTCTTCTATCTCCACAGTCGTTTGTTGGAACGTTCAGCTAAAGTTTCAGATGAATTGGGTGGAGGCTCTATTACAGCTCTTCCAATCATTGAAACCCAAGCAGGAGATATTTCTGCTTATATCGCAACCAATGTGATTTCGATCACAGACGGACAAATCTTCTTGCAAGATAGTTTGTTTAATGCCGGTATTCGTCCAGCCATTGATGCCGGATCTTCTGTTTCCCGGGTTGGTGGATCTGCTCAAATCAAGGCTATGAAGAAGGTTGCTGGTACCCTTCGTATCGACCTCGCTTCCTACCGTGAGTTGGAAGCCTTCACGAAATTTGGTAGTGATTTGGATGCGGCCACTCAAGCGAAATTGAACCGTGGTCGTCGGACAGTGGAAGTCTTGAAACAACCCGTTCATGAACCATTGACAGTTGAAAAACAAGTCGTGATCTTGTATGCCTTGACTCATGGTTTCTTAGATAGTGTTCCAGTAGACGACATTCTTCGTTTCCAAGAAGAGTTGTTTGATTACTTTGAAGCACATTATCATCAAATCTTTGAGACGATTCGTTCGACACATGATCTTCCAGCAGAAGAAGAACTGGATGCAGCCCTTACTGAATTTGTCAACCAGTCAAATTTCAAATAG
- a CDS encoding F0F1 ATP synthase subunit gamma — MAVSLNDIKNKIASTKNTSQITNAMQMVSAAKLGKSEQAAKDFQVYAAKVRKLLTDLLHGHETENTKSHPMLVSRPVKKTAYIVITSDRGLVGGYNASILKTMMEMKAEYHPTGDDFEVICIGSVGADFFRARGIQPVYELRGLPDQPSFKEVRKIISKTVQMYQEGLFDELYVCYNHHVNSLTSQMRVEQMLPIIDLDPNEADEDYVLNLELESSRDAILDQLLPQFAESMIYGAIIDAKTAENAAGMMAMQTATDNAKKVIDELTIQYNRARQAAITQEITEIVAGASALE; from the coding sequence ATGGCAGTTTCATTAAATGATATTAAAAATAAAATTGCATCCACAAAAAACACCAGTCAAATCACCAATGCCATGCAGATGGTGTCCGCTGCCAAACTTGGTAAATCTGAGCAGGCAGCCAAGGATTTTCAGGTTTATGCTGCTAAGGTTCGTAAGCTCTTAACAGACTTGCTCCATGGACATGAAACAGAAAATACCAAGTCCCATCCGATGTTGGTGAGTCGCCCGGTAAAAAAGACAGCTTATATCGTGATTACATCCGATCGTGGTTTGGTTGGAGGTTACAATGCCTCCATCCTTAAAACCATGATGGAAATGAAGGCAGAATACCATCCAACTGGAGATGACTTTGAAGTGATCTGTATTGGAAGCGTCGGTGCGGATTTCTTCCGTGCCCGTGGGATTCAGCCGGTTTATGAATTGCGTGGTTTGCCTGATCAGCCTAGCTTTAAGGAAGTTCGCAAGATCATTTCGAAAACAGTCCAAATGTATCAGGAAGGCTTGTTTGATGAGTTGTACGTCTGTTACAACCACCACGTCAACAGTTTGACGAGTCAAATGCGGGTGGAACAAATGCTTCCAATTATTGATTTGGACCCAAATGAAGCGGATGAGGACTATGTATTGAATCTAGAATTGGAATCTAGTCGAGATGCCATTTTGGATCAATTGCTTCCTCAATTTGCTGAAAGCATGATCTATGGTGCCATTATTGATGCTAAAACAGCTGAAAATGCTGCTGGGATGATGGCCATGCAAACTGCAACAGACAATGCCAAGAAAGTCATTGATGAATTAACGATTCAATACAACCGTGCTCGTCAAGCAGCGATTACACAAGAAATTACCGAAATCGTTGCGGGTGCTAGCGCCCTTGAATAG
- the atpD gene encoding F0F1 ATP synthase subunit beta — protein sequence MSLGKISQVVGPVVDVAFSVGDKLPEINNALVVYKNDQQKSKVVLEVALELGDGVVRTIAMESTDGLTRGMEVLDTGRPISVPVGKETLGRVFNVLGDTIDLDQPFAEDAPRDSIHKKAPSFDELSTSEEILETGIKVIDLLAPYLKGGKVGLFGGAGVGKTVLIQELIHNIAQEHGGISVFTGVGERTREGNDLYWEMKESGVIEKTAMVFGQMNEPPGARMRVALTGLTIAEYFRDVEGQDVLLFIDNIFRFTQAGSEVSALLGRMPSAVGYQPTLATEMGQLQERITSTKKGSVTSIQAIYVPADDYTDPAPATAFAHLDSTTNLERKLVQLGIYPAVDPLASSSRALSPEIVGEEHYAVASEVKRVLQRYHELQDIIAILGMDELSDEEKTLVARARRIQFFLSQNFNVAEQFTGQPGSYVPVAETVRGFKEILDGKYDHLPEDAFRGVGSIEDVIAKAEKMGF from the coding sequence ATGAGTTTAGGCAAAATTTCTCAGGTCGTAGGTCCCGTCGTAGACGTTGCCTTTTCCGTTGGAGATAAACTTCCTGAGATCAATAATGCGCTTGTAGTCTATAAAAATGACCAACAAAAATCAAAAGTCGTTCTTGAAGTAGCTTTGGAACTTGGTGATGGGGTCGTACGGACCATCGCCATGGAATCAACCGATGGTTTAACCCGTGGAATGGAAGTCTTGGACACAGGTCGTCCAATCTCTGTTCCTGTCGGAAAAGAAACCTTGGGACGTGTCTTCAATGTTCTTGGAGATACCATTGACTTGGATCAACCTTTTGCTGAGGATGCTCCTCGTGACTCCATCCACAAAAAAGCTCCATCCTTTGACGAGCTCTCTACTTCAGAAGAAATTCTTGAAACAGGGATCAAGGTCATTGACCTCTTAGCCCCTTATTTGAAAGGTGGGAAGGTCGGACTCTTCGGTGGTGCCGGAGTTGGGAAGACTGTCTTGATTCAAGAATTAATCCATAATATTGCCCAAGAACACGGTGGTATTTCTGTATTTACCGGTGTTGGGGAACGGACACGTGAAGGGAATGACCTTTACTGGGAAATGAAAGAATCTGGCGTTATTGAAAAAACAGCCATGGTCTTTGGACAAATGAATGAGCCACCTGGAGCACGGATGCGTGTTGCTTTGACTGGTTTGACCATTGCGGAATACTTCCGTGATGTCGAAGGTCAGGACGTCCTCTTGTTTATCGACAATATCTTCCGTTTCACCCAAGCCGGATCTGAAGTATCAGCCCTTTTGGGACGGATGCCTTCAGCCGTTGGTTACCAACCTACTTTGGCAACTGAAATGGGGCAATTGCAAGAACGGATTACGTCAACCAAGAAAGGTTCTGTTACATCCATCCAAGCCATCTATGTGCCAGCCGATGACTATACAGACCCAGCGCCAGCAACCGCCTTTGCCCACTTGGATTCAACAACCAACTTGGAACGTAAATTGGTACAATTGGGGATCTACCCTGCGGTGGACCCATTGGCATCAAGCTCACGTGCCCTTTCTCCAGAAATCGTAGGAGAAGAACACTATGCAGTAGCTTCTGAGGTCAAACGCGTCCTTCAACGTTACCATGAATTGCAAGATATCATTGCGATCTTGGGGATGGATGAATTGTCTGACGAAGAAAAGACCTTAGTTGCTCGTGCTCGCCGGATCCAATTCTTCTTGTCACAAAACTTCAACGTTGCCGAACAATTTACCGGTCAACCTGGTTCATACGTACCTGTTGCAGAAACTGTTCGTGGTTTTAAAGAAATCTTGGACGGAAAATATGACCATCTTCCTGAAGATGCCTTCCGTGGTGTTGGATCGATCGAAGATGTGATTGCCAAAGCTGAAAAAATGGGATTCTAA
- a CDS encoding F0F1 ATP synthase subunit epsilon — protein sequence MSQMNVQIVTPDGLVYDHHAAFVSVKTIDGELGILPHHINTIAVLAVDQVKVRRVDDDKHIDWIAVNGGIIEVADNVITIVADSAERARDIDISRAERAKLRAEKAIEEAKDQHSVDMERRAKIALQRAINRINVGNRL from the coding sequence ATGAGTCAAATGAACGTCCAAATCGTTACACCGGATGGACTGGTTTATGATCATCATGCCGCATTTGTATCTGTCAAGACAATTGATGGTGAATTAGGGATTTTACCTCATCATATCAATACCATTGCGGTTTTGGCTGTAGACCAAGTAAAGGTTCGTCGTGTCGACGATGACAAACATATTGATTGGATTGCAGTCAATGGGGGGATTATCGAAGTAGCAGATAATGTCATTACCATTGTTGCCGATTCTGCCGAACGTGCTCGAGATATCGACATTAGTCGTGCAGAACGTGCCAAACTGCGAGCTGAAAAAGCGATTGAAGAAGCCAAAGATCAGCATTCGGTTGATATGGAACGTCGTGCTAAAATTGCTCTTCAACGCGCCATTAATCGGATTAATGTCGGAAATCGTTTATAA